The proteins below are encoded in one region of Aquisphaera giovannonii:
- a CDS encoding carboxymuconolactone decarboxylase family protein, giving the protein MSRANWMQISPDGKNALGGLHHFVTSGTNLPSQLIHLVFLRVSQVNGCAYCIDLHSRDLIKGGMTVDKVLLVPVWHEAEYLFSDQERAALAWAEEVTRVGETHASDEAYAAASAAFDPKDLVDLTITIAAMNAFNRMGISFRQKPAARA; this is encoded by the coding sequence ATGAGTCGCGCGAACTGGATGCAGATTTCACCCGACGGGAAGAACGCTCTGGGCGGCCTCCACCACTTCGTCACGAGCGGCACGAATCTGCCCTCCCAGCTCATCCACCTCGTCTTCCTGAGGGTTTCTCAGGTCAACGGCTGCGCCTACTGCATCGACCTTCACTCACGCGACCTGATCAAGGGGGGCATGACGGTCGACAAGGTGCTCCTGGTGCCCGTATGGCACGAGGCGGAGTACCTGTTCTCCGACCAGGAGCGAGCGGCGCTGGCCTGGGCGGAAGAGGTGACCCGCGTCGGCGAGACGCACGCCTCCGACGAGGCCTATGCGGCGGCATCGGCGGCATTCGATCCGAAGGACCTCGTCGACCTGACGATCACCATCGCCGCGATGAACGCGTTCAACCGGATGGGGATCAGCTTCCGCCAGAAGCCGGCCGCCAGGGCGTAA
- a CDS encoding DUF4058 domain-containing protein — protein sequence MAVAETPPRIKQAARVETEAAAYARRADRIAIRHGLGRVVAMIEIVSPGNKGSKHAIASFVAKAADFLRNGIHVLVIDPFPPGPRDPSGIAQAIWDELIGDPLPPRPSDQPLTVAAFDAGEPLVANVDTLAVGDSLPEAPLFLAPGWYVNVPLEATYLASWRVTPRPIRDLLDTPAPRGKPPA from the coding sequence ATGGCCGTCGCGGAGACGCCGCCGCGGATCAAGCAGGCGGCGCGGGTCGAGACCGAGGCGGCCGCCTATGCCCGGCGGGCCGATCGCATCGCGATCCGTCACGGGCTCGGCCGCGTCGTGGCGATGATCGAGATCGTCTCGCCCGGCAACAAGGGCAGCAAGCACGCGATCGCCTCCTTCGTCGCGAAGGCGGCGGACTTCCTCCGCAACGGGATTCACGTTCTGGTGATCGATCCCTTCCCGCCCGGCCCCCGCGACCCGTCCGGCATCGCCCAGGCCATCTGGGATGAGCTCATCGGCGACCCCCTCCCGCCCCGGCCCTCCGACCAGCCCCTGACCGTCGCCGCCTTCGACGCCGGCGAGCCCCTGGTCGCCAACGTCGACACCCTCGCCGTCGGCGATTCCCTGCCCGAGGCCCCCCTCTTCCTCGCCCCCGGGTGGTACGTCAACGTCCCCCTCGAGGCCACCTATCTCGCCTCCTGGCGAGTCACCCCGCGCCCCATCCGCGACCTCCTCGACACCCCCGCTCCGAGAGGCAAGCCACCGGCCTGA
- a CDS encoding DUF4145 domain-containing protein, whose translation MCMTVAAYTSVTLCCRKLLMNIAVTEGAPSNGSFVQYVNFLDTNNYIPPKGKAWVDYIRLKGNEATHEIHPMNKEDAESLLTFVEMLLRFVYEFPMKTPPASP comes from the coding sequence ATGTGTATGACGGTTGCGGCGTATACGTCTGTAACGCTGTGTTGCAGGAAACTCCTCATGAACATCGCCGTTACTGAGGGGGCGCCTTCAAATGGAAGTTTCGTCCAATATGTGAATTTCCTGGACACCAATAACTATATCCCACCAAAAGGCAAGGCTTGGGTGGACTACATCCGCCTCAAAGGCAATGAAGCGACCCACGAAATTCATCCAATGAATAAGGAGGATGCAGAGAGCCTACTGACTTTCGTTGAGATGTTGCTGCGGTTTGTTTACGAATTCCCGATGAAGACTCCGCCTGCCAGCCCATGA
- a CDS encoding DUF4062 domain-containing protein: MPYHANVIRIFIASPGDVNDERRVIREEIHEWNVRHSERERTVLLPVGWETHATPEMGERPQAIINRQVLVGCDLLLAVLWTRIGSPTGVAQSGTIEEIQEHLLAKKPARIYFSSRAIPPDLLDYKQRGALDKFKARCRANSVYDTYSTLEEFRSKLNRHLAIDIPNLFPNPWDAPKAQLGETRLPPPTATLSERAIMLLKKAAMTDDGQIMAIQMLDGYFVQVGNENVARACEGREKAEWKAALSQLERNGLIEAIGYDGDAYEVTAEGHRLADQL, translated from the coding sequence ATGCCATATCACGCGAACGTGATCAGGATTTTCATTGCCTCACCGGGCGACGTGAATGATGAGCGTAGGGTTATACGCGAAGAGATCCACGAATGGAACGTACGGCATTCCGAGAGAGAGCGGACGGTATTGCTTCCTGTCGGTTGGGAAACACACGCCACGCCCGAGATGGGTGAGCGTCCCCAAGCGATCATCAACCGCCAGGTGCTCGTGGGATGCGACCTTCTGCTGGCGGTCCTTTGGACTCGCATCGGTAGCCCGACGGGCGTTGCCCAGAGCGGTACAATAGAAGAAATCCAAGAGCATCTGCTAGCAAAGAAGCCCGCAAGGATCTATTTCTCGTCCAGGGCCATACCGCCCGATTTGCTCGATTATAAACAGCGGGGCGCCCTGGATAAGTTTAAAGCGAGATGCCGGGCAAACAGTGTCTATGACACTTACAGCACGCTCGAAGAATTCAGGAGCAAACTCAACCGCCATCTCGCAATCGACATCCCAAACCTATTCCCGAACCCCTGGGATGCGCCTAAGGCACAACTTGGAGAGACAAGGCTGCCCCCCCCAACGGCAACGCTTTCGGAGCGGGCTATAATGCTGCTTAAGAAGGCTGCGATGACTGATGATGGTCAGATCATGGCCATTCAAATGCTAGATGGTTATTTTGTCCAAGTTGGAAATGAGAATGTCGCTCGTGCTTGTGAAGGGCGAGAGAAAGCGGAATGGAAAGCCGCACTCTCGCAGCTCGAGAGAAACGGCTTGATCGAGGCGATTGGATATGACGGAGATGCATATGAAGTTACCGCCGAGGGTCATAGGTTGGCGGACCAACTTTGA
- a CDS encoding H-type lectin domain-containing protein, whose translation MLGKGEAIAHGDDKSRGRASVGSPSNYQTLVVEAARRILLKYVATATAILALLVVAGVAGTYFLLMTSVNALIIGRLHDHDETIKNSFDASIRSIELLHETALKTYAESVRQSTLLVANNSAKADEIGRQITDIENRRAAAQSRLEQLKGDLDKFEKLAGTLDGGIDRIASNKELRQAVAKSVAEKVGNDVTQLQELRHIESDFVRISHIKEEAGGITTFVKGDQPFEKQINFQSPYSAPPQIVLSVTQSNLGGAYHTPLPNQTTTDENLMRLRPKIAHELGVKDVTTEGFTIISKPFDGSERYTLMVNWVAFPRPAVRK comes from the coding sequence ATGCTCGGCAAAGGTGAAGCTATCGCACACGGTGATGATAAGAGCAGAGGACGGGCAAGCGTGGGTTCGCCATCCAACTATCAAACTCTAGTCGTTGAGGCAGCCAGGAGGATACTTCTGAAGTATGTCGCAACAGCCACTGCCATCCTGGCGCTTCTGGTTGTGGCCGGAGTGGCGGGCACATATTTTTTGCTCATGACAAGCGTAAACGCATTGATTATTGGAAGACTGCATGACCACGATGAAACTATAAAGAATTCCTTCGATGCTAGTATAAGATCTATCGAATTGCTTCATGAAACCGCTCTGAAGACTTACGCAGAGTCCGTCAGGCAGTCGACACTACTTGTCGCGAATAATAGTGCCAAGGCTGACGAAATAGGCCGCCAAATTACAGACATAGAGAACAGGAGGGCCGCGGCCCAATCTAGACTTGAGCAGCTTAAGGGTGATCTAGACAAGTTCGAGAAACTTGCTGGTACACTAGATGGAGGCATTGACCGCATCGCGTCGAACAAAGAACTTCGACAAGCTGTAGCCAAGAGTGTGGCCGAGAAAGTTGGCAATGATGTAACGCAACTCCAAGAGCTAAGGCACATCGAGAGCGACTTTGTAAGGATTTCGCACATTAAAGAAGAAGCCGGCGGTATCACTACATTTGTGAAAGGCGACCAACCGTTCGAAAAGCAAATCAATTTCCAATCACCTTACTCCGCGCCCCCTCAAATCGTATTGTCTGTAACTCAGAGCAATCTCGGCGGGGCTTATCATACGCCACTGCCGAACCAGACTACTACAGACGAAAATTTGATGAGGCTAAGGCCAAAAATCGCACATGAATTAGGCGTTAAAGACGTAACCACAGAAGGTTTTACCATAATCTCAAAGCCATTTGATGGTAGCGAGCGGTATACTTTGATGGTTAATTGGGTCGCGTTTCCTAGGCCGGCGGTTCGGAAGTAA
- a CDS encoding Uma2 family endonuclease, with translation MSTIERSEPARGRPPQGRMSVEQYEKLIAARVIDADAPVELIEGRIVGKMTKGDAHCGACDLMQQALIAALAGSGWFVRIEKPVAIPGKKSMPEPDFSVVRGTPADYFGGQPRPDRVGLIVEVADTSLRRDRRRARIFVDGGIPECWILDLVHGRLEVIRPGTDPRILAPGDSAELVLDGVVVAQIAVAGLLPR, from the coding sequence ATGAGCACGATCGAGCGATCCGAGCCGGCCCGGGGCCGCCCGCCGCAAGGGCGGATGAGCGTCGAGCAGTACGAGAAGCTGATCGCGGCGAGGGTGATCGATGCGGATGCGCCCGTCGAGCTGATCGAGGGGAGGATCGTCGGCAAGATGACCAAGGGGGATGCCCACTGCGGGGCCTGCGACCTGATGCAACAGGCCCTGATCGCGGCTCTGGCCGGATCCGGCTGGTTCGTACGGATCGAGAAGCCGGTGGCGATCCCGGGCAAGAAGAGCATGCCCGAGCCCGACTTCTCGGTTGTCCGCGGCACGCCGGCCGACTATTTCGGCGGCCAGCCGCGGCCGGACCGGGTTGGACTCATCGTGGAGGTCGCGGACACCTCCCTCCGGCGGGACCGGCGCCGGGCCAGGATCTTCGTCGACGGCGGCATCCCCGAGTGCTGGATCCTCGACCTCGTCCATGGCCGGCTCGAGGTCATCCGCCCGGGGACCGATCCCCGGATCCTCGCCCCCGGAGACTCCGCCGAGCTGGTCCTGGACGGCGTGGTCGTCGCACAGATCGCCGTCGCGGGCCTGCTGCCGAGGTGA
- a CDS encoding methyltransferase family protein, with product MQILLLSISGMTWAVFLACWLRPWADERGGTEGESPLSRAFHLFLFWTALALSLLISYGPLGTRWLPDWTALSIAGLVLQWISIRFAVNAREIMGASYSGRIAETDGQRLVEEGPFRVIRHPIYLGILGMFLGTALVSGERHGLLGLTLAAVAFGRKTYLEERGLSKQFGDAFRAYRGRTGLLFPRPWWWRELLGRVIARLLCRVRVVRRQRRDFHP from the coding sequence ATGCAGATTCTGCTCCTCTCGATTTCGGGAATGACCTGGGCGGTGTTCCTGGCGTGCTGGCTGAGGCCCTGGGCGGATGAGCGCGGGGGAACGGAGGGTGAATCTCCGCTCTCAAGGGCCTTCCACCTATTCCTCTTCTGGACGGCCCTGGCCCTGTCGCTCCTCATCTCGTATGGGCCACTCGGGACGCGTTGGCTACCCGACTGGACGGCGCTGTCGATCGCCGGTCTGGTGCTTCAATGGATTTCCATCCGCTTCGCGGTCAACGCCAGGGAAATCATGGGAGCCTCGTATAGCGGCAGGATCGCCGAGACCGACGGGCAGAGGCTCGTCGAGGAGGGGCCATTCCGGGTCATCCGCCATCCGATCTACCTGGGCATCCTGGGCATGTTCCTGGGCACGGCTCTCGTCTCCGGCGAGAGACATGGCCTCCTGGGCCTCACCCTGGCGGCGGTTGCCTTCGGCCGAAAGACCTACCTGGAAGAGCGGGGCCTGAGCAAGCAGTTCGGGGACGCGTTCAGGGCGTACCGGGGGCGTACGGGCTTGCTGTTTCCGCGGCCTTGGTGGTGGCGGGAGCTCCTTGGCCGGGTCATCGCAAGGCTCCTCTGCCGAGTGAGGGTCGTCCGCAGGCAGCGACGTGACTTCCATCCCTGA
- a CDS encoding DUF1501 domain-containing protein, which produces MQPRGPHFPHATSRRAFLREAGGGFGALALAWLLEQEKARAGTVPGQADGVMEPHFPAKARRVIYLFMHGGPSHLETFDPKPALQRLAGQPLPASFGHVATRRKVARNPLLGTKRTFRKCGGSGIEISDFLPHLHACADDLAVIRSCWADSVNHPQAVYQMNTGSVLMGKPSLGSWVSYGLGTENQDLPAFVVLPDPAGGIKGGPPAYGAGFLPASHQGTVMRGGASPILDLRPPEDTSLQEQREMLDLIGRLNAKHRERHGEDGELDARMRSYELAYRMQSAAPEAVELADESAETKALYGLDDRRTAEFGTRCLLARRLVERGVRFVQLYSGDVNGWDAHDDVEANHAAMCARTDRPVAGLLIDLKRRGLLDSTLVVWGGEFGRMPMSEGGRGRDHNPHGFSCWLAGGGVRGGVVHGATDEVGLRAAVDPVHVHDLHATILHLMGLDHTLLTFPHNGRDERLTDTAGKVVRSILA; this is translated from the coding sequence ATGCAACCCAGGGGACCGCATTTCCCGCACGCGACGTCGCGCCGCGCGTTCCTCCGGGAGGCGGGCGGGGGCTTCGGCGCGCTGGCGTTGGCGTGGCTCCTGGAGCAGGAGAAGGCCCGGGCCGGCACCGTACCGGGGCAGGCCGACGGCGTGATGGAGCCGCACTTCCCGGCGAAGGCCCGGCGCGTCATCTACCTGTTCATGCACGGCGGCCCCAGCCACCTGGAGACGTTCGACCCCAAGCCCGCCCTGCAACGGCTCGCCGGCCAGCCGCTCCCCGCGAGCTTCGGGCACGTCGCCACGCGTCGGAAGGTCGCCCGGAACCCGCTGCTGGGCACGAAGCGGACGTTCCGGAAGTGCGGCGGGAGCGGCATCGAGATCTCCGACTTCCTCCCGCACCTGCACGCGTGCGCCGACGACCTCGCCGTGATCCGCTCCTGCTGGGCCGACAGCGTCAACCACCCCCAGGCCGTCTACCAGATGAACACCGGCTCGGTGCTCATGGGGAAGCCGAGCCTCGGGAGCTGGGTGAGCTACGGCCTGGGGACCGAGAACCAGGACCTGCCCGCCTTCGTCGTCCTGCCCGATCCCGCCGGCGGCATCAAGGGCGGGCCGCCGGCCTACGGCGCGGGGTTCCTGCCGGCGAGCCACCAGGGGACCGTCATGCGCGGCGGGGCCTCGCCGATCCTCGACCTGCGGCCTCCCGAGGACACGTCCCTGCAAGAGCAGCGTGAGATGCTCGACCTGATCGGCCGGCTCAACGCGAAGCATCGCGAGCGGCACGGCGAGGACGGCGAGCTCGACGCCCGGATGCGCTCGTACGAGCTGGCCTATCGGATGCAGAGTGCGGCGCCCGAGGCGGTGGAGCTCGCCGACGAGTCGGCGGAGACGAAGGCGCTCTACGGCCTCGACGACCGCCGCACGGCCGAGTTCGGGACGCGCTGCCTGCTGGCGCGGCGGCTGGTCGAGCGCGGCGTCCGATTCGTCCAGCTCTACTCGGGCGACGTCAACGGCTGGGACGCGCACGACGACGTCGAGGCGAACCACGCCGCGATGTGCGCCCGCACCGACCGGCCGGTCGCCGGCCTCCTGATCGACCTGAAGCGTCGCGGGCTGCTCGACAGCACGCTGGTCGTCTGGGGCGGCGAGTTCGGGCGGATGCCGATGTCCGAGGGGGGCAGGGGGCGCGACCACAACCCGCACGGCTTCTCCTGCTGGCTCGCCGGCGGGGGCGTCCGGGGCGGGGTCGTCCATGGCGCGACCGACGAGGTGGGGCTGCGGGCGGCGGTCGACCCCGTCCACGTCCACGACCTGCACGCGACGATCCTCCACCTGATGGGCCTCGACCACACCCTCCTCACGTTCCCCCACAACGGCCGCGACGAGCGGCTGACCGACACGGCGGGGAAGGTCGTCCGTTCCATCCTGGCGTGA
- a CDS encoding DUF1549 and DUF1553 domain-containing protein codes for MMPVRGPFTGLLLVLVALLGGEASADDPGHWAFTPPRRPPVPVVRSTARVRNPIDAFVVKKLEEAGLEPAPEADRATLVRRLSFDLTGLPPSLELQDRYLNDPAPDAYERLVDRLLASPQYGERWAQHWLDLARYADTDGFEFDQARPDAWRYRDWVVNALNRDMPYDRFLRLQTAGDEVAPGDPDAFIATGFNRCYPDMVDLNDQGLRRQNALNDITETTGLVFLGLTIGCARCHDHKSDPISQADFYRLQAFFSPARFRDDYPIASPSARAGHEARVKAWEEATADAQAAILRLEAPVRAALAPGDPPGLTDEAAAAIRKPEAERSPAEVRLAYEAVTKDGRIKPEVLAAALGPVRVASRRALLAELGRLKAAAPPPLPKARGLDEAGPDAPPTFFLRRGEFSAKGDEVHPGFPEALRSAADASPAIVPMPRSTGRRKALAEWLTRADHPLTGRVLVNRLWQHHFGRGLVATPSDFGTMGEEPSHPELLDWLACELVARGWSLKAMHRLMVTSATYRQSSRASAAALAADPDNTLLWRHGRLRLDGEAIRDALLAVSGRLNPALGGPPVFPELPDELTKLSNKGAVWPVSDRRLDRDRRSLYVFIRRNLRYPFFEAFDRPDTNASCPRRPTTTIAPQALTLLNSRLANDAAHALAARIASTAGADRDAQVELAYRITVSREPDADERRTARSFLAHGGTFRHFCLALLNANEFLYVE; via the coding sequence ATGATGCCGGTGCGAGGACCATTCACCGGGCTCCTCCTGGTCCTCGTCGCGCTCCTCGGCGGCGAGGCCTCCGCCGACGACCCCGGCCATTGGGCCTTCACGCCGCCGAGGCGCCCGCCGGTCCCCGTCGTCCGGTCGACGGCCCGGGTGCGCAATCCGATCGACGCCTTCGTCGTCAAGAAGCTGGAGGAGGCCGGCCTGGAGCCCGCGCCGGAGGCCGACCGGGCCACCCTCGTGCGTCGCCTGAGCTTCGACCTGACCGGGCTGCCGCCGTCGCTGGAGCTGCAGGATCGGTACCTCAACGACCCCGCCCCCGACGCCTACGAGCGGCTCGTCGACCGGCTGCTCGCCAGCCCGCAATACGGCGAGCGATGGGCGCAGCACTGGCTCGACCTGGCCCGCTACGCCGACACGGACGGCTTCGAGTTCGACCAGGCCCGGCCCGACGCCTGGCGGTATCGCGACTGGGTCGTGAACGCGCTCAACCGCGACATGCCGTACGACCGGTTCCTCCGGCTGCAGACGGCCGGCGACGAGGTCGCCCCGGGCGATCCGGACGCGTTCATCGCCACGGGGTTCAACCGCTGCTATCCCGACATGGTGGACCTGAACGATCAGGGCCTGCGGCGCCAGAACGCCCTGAACGACATCACCGAGACGACGGGCCTGGTCTTCCTCGGCCTGACGATCGGCTGCGCCCGCTGCCACGACCACAAGTCCGACCCGATCTCGCAGGCGGACTTCTACCGGCTGCAGGCCTTCTTCAGCCCGGCCCGATTCCGCGACGACTACCCGATCGCCTCGCCCTCGGCCCGCGCCGGCCACGAGGCGCGCGTGAAGGCCTGGGAGGAGGCGACGGCCGACGCGCAGGCCGCGATCCTCCGGCTCGAGGCGCCCGTGCGTGCGGCCCTGGCCCCGGGCGATCCCCCGGGCCTGACCGACGAGGCCGCCGCGGCGATCCGCAAGCCGGAGGCCGAGCGGAGCCCCGCCGAGGTGCGCCTGGCCTACGAGGCCGTAACGAAGGACGGCCGCATCAAGCCCGAGGTCCTGGCGGCCGCCCTCGGGCCCGTCCGGGTCGCGTCTCGTCGGGCGTTACTCGCGGAGCTGGGCCGCCTGAAGGCCGCGGCCCCGCCCCCCTTGCCGAAGGCGCGGGGGCTGGACGAGGCGGGCCCGGACGCGCCCCCCACGTTCTTCCTCCGCCGCGGCGAGTTCTCGGCGAAGGGCGACGAGGTGCATCCCGGGTTCCCGGAGGCGCTCCGGTCGGCGGCCGATGCGTCCCCGGCCATCGTCCCGATGCCGCGCTCGACCGGACGCCGCAAGGCGCTCGCCGAGTGGCTGACGCGGGCCGACCATCCCCTGACCGGGCGGGTGCTGGTCAATCGCCTCTGGCAGCACCACTTCGGCCGGGGCCTGGTGGCGACGCCGAGCGACTTCGGCACGATGGGCGAGGAGCCGAGCCACCCCGAGCTGCTCGACTGGCTGGCCTGCGAGCTGGTCGCCCGCGGCTGGAGCCTCAAGGCGATGCACCGCCTGATGGTCACCAGCGCGACCTATCGCCAATCGTCGCGGGCCTCGGCCGCCGCGCTCGCCGCTGATCCCGACAACACGCTGCTGTGGCGGCACGGCCGCCTCCGGCTCGACGGCGAGGCGATCCGCGATGCGCTCCTCGCCGTCTCCGGCCGGCTGAACCCCGCGCTCGGGGGCCCGCCGGTCTTCCCGGAGCTCCCCGACGAGCTGACGAAGCTCAGCAACAAGGGCGCGGTGTGGCCCGTCTCCGACCGACGCCTCGACCGCGATCGGCGGAGCCTCTACGTCTTCATCCGGCGCAACCTCCGCTACCCCTTCTTCGAGGCCTTCGACCGCCCCGACACGAACGCGAGCTGCCCGCGCCGGCCGACCACGACGATCGCCCCGCAGGCCCTGACCCTCCTCAACAGCCGCCTCGCGAACGACGCCGCGCACGCCCTCGCCGCCCGGATCGCCTCGACGGCCGGCGCGGACCGCGACGCCCAAGTCGAGCTCGCCTACCGGATCACCGTGTCGCGCGAGCCCGACGCCGACGAACGGCGGACCGCCCGATCCTTCCTCGCGCACGGCGGCACGTTCCGGCATTTCTGCCTCGCGCTCCTGAACGCGAACGAGTTCCTGTACGTCGAATGA